Below is a genomic region from Rhodospirillum centenum SW.
TGCAGTCCGCCGTGCATGAGACCTTCGCGCTTGCCTGACCGCCCACCGTCAATCGGCTTACGTGAGTTGGCGTTGCGCTGGCGGCGTCCAGAGTTGTATTCCCGAAAACCATAGTGCAGTCTGCCAGACGCGGTGAATAACCCGAACACGCAGCGATGTCCTGCATCGCCAAGCGTCCACGCCGTAAGCGGTTCACCGACTGTCATAGGGTCATCCTGGGTTCAGTTCTATGCCGTCCACGCCCGATCCGGTTGCTCTGCTGAATGCCTGGCTGGCACTGGAGGCGTTGCAGCCACAGACATTCCCGGAGCAGGATGCCCTGATCAGCGACGAGCCGCCGCGCCGGAAGCGTGGGGAACCCCGCAGGGTGCCACCTCGGCTGCTGCTGCCGTTTGATGTCAGATCCGGCCAGATGCCCTGGACCAGCCCTGCGGGTGACCGGGTGGGGTTGAAGCTCTCCGACGAAGAGACTATCCGCTGGTACTTGCCAGTCGCCTTTGCCAAGGTCAAACCGGCCGTCGAACTGCTGGTCAGGAATGTCGAGCCGGATGGCCCGGAGCGGGAGCAGGCGTCTGGGGTCGCCGTGCTGGCGTTGGCATCCTTCGATGAACGGGGTTTCCCATCGTCCAAGGTGCTGCTGTCCAGTTTCGGCTGGGCCTGCGGAGAGGTTCTGGCTGACCGGATATCCGGCTTGCACCGGTATGAGGACGTCCAGGACGACCTGTGCCGGGAGATCGGTGACGCGCTGATCGAACGCGACGAGGACGGCTGCCAGATTCCGACGACCAGGCGCGGATTCATCCTCGGCATGAGCGCGCTGGAGCGGTGCCTGAACCTGCCGAAGGAAGTGCTCGAGCGACCGCGGGTCGCCATCCGCGTCATCGGGGACGGCGAGAAGGAACCGGCCGACATCATCAACAGTTTCTTCCTCCGCGATCTGCACCGCATCCGCACCGTCGTTCAGGCCGGTGGAGGCGGGCCGATGCTGAAAACCTATCTCGGGAGCCGGCCGCCGTCGCACCGCCGCGACGTGCTGGCCGACAAGGCGCTGCTGGAGGATCTGCTGGCACCGCGACGGCTGCCCCTGGCCCGCTGGCCGGCTCCGAAGCCCGCCAAGCTGGTGACGTTGCAGCAGGCGGCGGTGAACGCCGCCATGCGCGATCTGGCGGATGGCGGGATACTCTCCATCAACGGGCCGCCCGGCACAGGCAAGACGACGCTGCTGCGCGACGTAGTCGCTGCCGTGATCCTCGACCGGGCCGACGCGCTGCTCGGGTTCGAAGACCCGGCATCCGCCTTTTCGTCTGCGGACCTCGTCGCCGAAGGTGGCCGCCGGCAGACGCTCTACAGCCTGGACGCCCGGCTGCGGGGGCGCGGCATTGTAGTCGCCTCCTCGAATAACGCCGCCGTGCGGAACGTCAGCGCCGAACTGCCTCTCGCCGGAACGGTGGATTCGGATTTCGCCGTGCGCCATTTTCCCGGCACCGCCGATACTGTTCACGGCAAGGCGGAGAGTTGCTGGGGGCTCATCGCCGCGGTGCTCGGCAACATGACCAACCGCACAGAATTCGTCGAGGACGCCTGGTGGCATCCGGATTGGGGGTTGGAGAAGTACCTTGCCGCCGTGACCGGACGGGTGAAGCGCGACCGTGCGGGCGATCCGCCCCCGACAATCGTCGAGGTCGAGACGCCGCCACGGAGCAAGGCGGCGGCCATGGAACGCTGGCGCCAGGCTTGCCTTGACTACCGGGAGAAGCGGGCATCGGCCGCGAGCATGCAGGCGTTGCGCGAGCAGATCCGCACGGCGCTGTGGACGGCGGCCTCGGTCCAGCAGGCCATGGACGATGCCCATGCGGCGCACCGTGCCGCGGCCGAGGATGCGGACAAGGCACGGGAAACCCGCCGCGCTGCGGAACTGGCGCTGGCGCGGCTCGACGCCGCGGTCGCCGATGCACGCCGTCTGCTCGACGGCAATACCGCGCTTCAACCGGTTCCTGTTTTCCGCTGGCTGGGCCTGGATGCCCGCTGGCGGCAACGGCAGGAGGAGGCGATGAACCTCCTGCGGCGCATGCTGGCCGACCAGGAAGCTGCCCGAACCGAACTGTCTGCCGCTGGGATCCGGATGGAGACGGCGGACGCACGGGCAAGAACGGCCGAGGCCGCACTGACAGCCAGCCAGGAGCGATGGGCCCAGTTGCGTGACCTGGAGGACCGGTGTCCTGAGATCTGCGCCGGCACCCAGCTAGGGCCGTCATTCTGGAGCGGCTCCCACAAAGCCATTCACACTGCCAGCGCCTGGGCGGACCCTGATTTCACCGCAGCGCGGGATGAGATGTTTGCCGCCGCGATGCGGCTGCACCGCGCGTTCATCGACGCCGCCGCCGGGCCGATGAAGTCGAACCTCGGGCTGATGATGGATCACCTCAAGGGCAAGCGCATTCCGTCCGGCGCCGATGCCCATCTTGGCGATCTGTGGGACAGCTTTTTCCTGATGGTCCCGCTCGTATCGACGACCTTCGCCTCGTTCGACCGGCTGATGGACGGGATGGGCGAGGGAGCGATTGGCTGGCTCATCGTCGATGAAGCCGGTCAGGCGACACCGCAGGCGGCGGCTGGCGCCGTGTGGCGGTCGCAACGAGCGCTCATCATCGGTGATCCGCTTCAGATCGAACCGGTGTCGAAGGTTCCCACGGGTCTCGTCCGGGCAATCTGCACCAGCTACGGGGTACACCCCGACCTCTGGGCGGCGCCGCGTGCATCGGCGCAGACCCTCGCCGACGCGGTCAGTCCGCTCATGGCCCGTATGGGCGCGGGCACCGATGCCCGGGAGATCGGCCTTCCGCTTCTCGTGCATCGTCGCTGCCAGGACCCGATGTTCTCGATCTCGAACGAGATCGCCTATGGCGGATTGATGGTGCATGCGGCAGGAGATCCGGCATCCCCCATCGCCGACGCCCTGTCGCCGTGGCTTGCCGGCAGCGCCTGGATCGACGTCCGCTCCAACGCCGAGAAATGGAGCAAGACGGAAGGCGAAGCGGTCGTCGATCTCCTGCGGAAGCTGAGCCTCCGGGGCATCCGGAAGCCCAGCCTGTATATCATCTCACCCTTCCGGGTCGTGGCGGACAAGCTCAGGAGTTCTGTACTCAAGAGCGGCGTCCTCGATGAACTGGGCATTGAGGGAAAGAAGCCGAAGGAGGATTGGGGGAGGACGCACATCGGAACCGTCCATACCTTCCAGGGCAAGGAGGCGGAGGCCGTGCTGCTGGTCCTGGGGGCCTCGGCGGATACCAGTCGCGGATCGCGGAACTGGGCGGGCGGGACGCCGAATATCCTGAATGTCGCCGCCACGCGGGCGAAAAAGGTGATGTACATCGTCGGCTCTCACGCAGCCTGGGTCAACACCGGGGTGTTCGCCGTCGCGGCCACAGCACTCCCCGTCGTGTCTTGGCCGTTCGATCTGCGTGAAACTCCCGATGAAGGCAATGAACTGCCCTTCGAATTGGAAGACAGTGCCGACGAGGAGGAAGCCGCCTTGTCATTGGCGGAGTGATGTGTTTGCCCGGTCTCTGACACAGAGGTTTGCCGGCGGGGGGAACGCGGCATGGTGGCCGCAACCTGCTGTCGGGAGGTGGACATCACCCTTGCAGGGTCAGGACGCAGGATGCCGTGCGCCTTCTAGCGCTCCTTCTCCGGATGGCCGATGACGATCACCTTGGCTGAATCCGCCGCGCGCTGATGAATCAATCGCTTGGCATGCATCAGCATGCAGGTTGGCCCGGTTGATCTGCCGTAGGACGGGAGGGGAACCAGAAACAACTTAGCGTTGTTGCTGTATTTTCGGCCAGCTTCAAACGGTACGGGAAACGGCGTTACACAGAACGATGGTGTCGATTCACCTCGGCCCTGGCCGGTGAGCATCCGGGACCTGTAGCAGGAACATCCCTTTCCGCCCGGCCTATCTCCTGTCGTTCAGGCTCGGAAGCCGGGTAGAGATACTGAGCCGACGCGGTTCACCCCCCTCTCCCGATCCCAACCCCGGAGCCTCCATGCCCCTCTCCTTTCTCTCCCGCCGCCGGCTGCTGCTGGCGGCCCTGGCCGGCGGGCCGCTGCTGCTGGCGGGGGGTGCCGCGCGAGGCGGCGGGCCGGCGGACGGGCCGGGGACGGACGAGGCCGCGGCCGTGGCGGGGTTGCATGCGGCGCTGGCGGCGCGGGTGGATGCGGTGCCGGGACAGGGGGCCGTGTTCCTGGCGAGCTACGAACCCGATCCGGCCACCGGGCCGCTGGAGCCGGCGCTGCGCGGCGCGGCCTTCACCTATGACAACGCGCTGGCAGCCATGGCGCTGCTGGCGCGCGGGGACCGGGCACGGGCGCGGCGGCTGGGGGGCGGCCCTGGCCGCGGCGGCCGCAGGCGACCGGCACTATGCCGACGGGCCGGGTGCGCAACGCCTACCGCGCCGGCCCTGCGGCCACCCCGCCCCTGCCGCCGGGCTGGTGGGACGCGGGCAGCGGCATCTGGGCCGAGGACGCGACCATGGTCGGCACCGCCACCGGCAATGTCTGCTGGGCGGCGCTGGCCCTGCTGGCGCTGCACGACGACGCCAGGCATGCCGGGGATGCCGGGAGCGGCGCCGGAGCCGGAGCGCCCGTCGGAGAAGACTGGCTTGGGGCGGCGCGGCGGCTGCTGGGCTGGGTCGCGGCCACAGTGCGCAATCCCGCCGCGGCGGGCGGCTTCGCCGGCGGGTTCCACGGCCACGAGCCGGCGCCGGTGCGGCTGGGCTGGGTCTCCACCGAGCACAACATCGACGCCTTCGCCGCCTTCTCCTGGCTGGCGCGGGCCACGGGCGAGAGCCGGTGGGAGGCGGAGGCGGCGGAAGCCGGCCGCTTAGTCGCCGCCATGTGGGACGCGCAGGCGGCCCGCTTCCTGACCGGCACGCTGCCCGACGGGGTGACGCCCTCGCGCGCCGGCAGCTATCTGGACGCCCAGCTCTGGCCGCTGCTGGCCTTCCCGGACGGACCGGCGCGCTGGGGCCGGGTGCTGGAGACGGTCGCCGCCACCCACGCGGCGGAGGGCGGGCTGGACTTCAACGGCGACCGCGACGGTCTCTGGGTCGAGGGCACGGCGCAGGGGGCGCTGGCCTGGCGCCGGGCGGCCCTGGACGGCCGGGTCGAGGCACGGCGGCTGCTGGCGGTCGCCCTGGCCGAGCGGGCGCCCGGCGGCCTGCTCCAGGCCACGCGGGCGCCGTCCATCAGCACGGGCCTTGCGCTGGGGCCGGACTCCACCGAGCCCGACTTCCGCTACTACCGCCGCCCGCACCTGGGCGCCACCGCCTGGGCCGTGCTGGCGGCGGAGGGCTGGAACCCCTTCACCGGGCGCCGGCTGGACTGACGGCGGCGAAGCCGGCCGGCCCGAGACAGACCGTCAGGGCCGTCAGGGCCAGCGGGGCCGTCAGGGCCGGCGGGTCTGCACCGGCACCCGGTCGGGCTCCAGCTCCGCGAAGACGGAATCGAACAGCATCTCGCGGGCACGGTCCACGATGTCGTCCAGGCTGGGGGTGCGGGCGAACATCTTCTGCGCCCGCTGCCGGATCTCCTCCCGGCCGGGCAGGTGCGGCAGGTGCAGGTCGGGCATCTGCAACCCGGCCAGCGCCTCCCCCGCCGCGCGGCGGGCCTGGGCGAGGCGGTCCTCCATCCCGCTGCGGCCGGGCGCGGCGGCCATCGCCTCGCGCAGGCGGGCGGCGATGCGGCCGGTGTCGAAGCTGGCGGCGAGCTGGGCCGCCGCCTTCTCGATCACCTTGCGGCCCAGCCGCTGCTCGTTCCGCACCACGGACTTCGGCGGCTGGTGCAGGTCCCAGACGATGCCGGCCCAGGAGAGAACCTTGAGGATGTAGTAGGTCGGGTCGTACTCCCACCAGCGGAAGCCCTGCCGCGCCGCCGACTGGTAGGCGTGGTGGTTGTTGTGCCAGCCCTCCCCCATCGTCAGGATCGCCAGGAACCAGTTGTTCCGGCTGTCGTCGCCGGTGACGTAGCGGCGGCGGCCGTGGACATGGGCCAGACTGTTGATGCAGAAGGTCGCGTGGTAGAGCAGCACGGTGCTCCAGAAGAAGCCGACCACCAGCCCGGACCAGCCGCCCAGCAGGAAGCAGAGCACCGCCAGCGCCACGGCCGGCGCGTTGGCCCAGCGGTTCAGCCAGACCAGTTCCGGATAGCGGGCGAGGTCGGCCACGACGGACAGGTCCGTATCCTCATGCCGGGGCGTGAAGATCCAGCCGACATGCGCCCGCCAGAACCCGACCTGCCGGGGCGAATGCACGTCGAATTCGGTATCCGACCAGCGGTGGTGATGGCGGTGCTTCGCCGCCCACCAGAGCACGCCCTTCTGGGTCGTGGACTGCGCCAGCAGGGCCAGCACGAACTGGAACCAGCGGCTGGTCTTGAAGGCCCGGTGCGAGAAGTAGCGGTGATAGCCGGCGCCGATGGCGAAGATCCGGACGATGTAGAGCACGGCGCAGATCGCCAGCGCCTGCCACGTCACGCCGGTCCAGATCGCCGCGATACAGGCGATGTGGACCAGGACGAAGGGGATCGTGGAGGGATAGACGATGTCGTCCGGCCCGTATCCGGAGGAGGACGGGTCGGGGCGGCCGGGGTCGGAACGGGGGATGCCGGCAGGGGTGGGAACGGTCACGGGCGCGGGCTCCTGCAGAAAGGGGTCCGGGCGTGCCGGCGGGGCACGCGGAAGGGGTGACGCGAGGGGAACCGGCCGCACGGCGGAACAGCATCCGGCACGCAGGCAACTCCCATGGGACGGGGAGACCACAGCAACGTCAACACCGGGTATGCGGGGCTATCCTTTCGCCCGGCCCCAGGGCCGGGGGCCTTTCGCCCGGCCCCAGGCCGGAGCCCTTTCGCCCGGCCCCAGGCCGGAGCCCTTTCGCCCGGCCCCAGGCCGGAGGCCTTTCGCCCGGCCCCAGGCCGGGGGGCCTTTCGCCCGGCCCTCCATGTCGCCGGCAGCGCCCCCCGGACAGGTGAAACCGCCGCAAGGGCCGGACAAGGGGTCGCGGGGGGCCGAGGTAGTGATATTTCGCACAGCCCGGTAGTGGGACTTCTGCCCATCCTCCCGCCGTCGCTGCTGGAACGGAACGGGTCCCCGCCCGTTGTCGCGTTCCACCATCGACGCATGATGCCGGTCCCCAGGGCACTCGCCCGGGCGGGCCACACGCCACCGATGGCCAGAGGCCACTCAAGGAGAGTCACCGATGACGTGCTCCGACACCGCCGATCCGGCGCGCCGACATTTCGTCGGCGCTGCCGTCCCCCCGACAGAGGAGTCCGGGCCGGCGGTCTATTTCTTCGCGCTGGACAGCACCGGCCGCACCGCCTGGCCCTTCCGCTTCGTGCCGCTGCCGGGCGGGGACCGGCTGGCGCAGCGCTGGCGCTTCGGGCGCTGGATCGACAGCAGCGAGGCCGCGGCCTTCGCCGACGGCACCGACGACCTCTGGATCGAGGCGACGGAGGAGGAGGTGCTGGCCTGGATCGGCCGGCAGTACCGCACCTGCGGCCTGACCAACCGGGAACGGGCGACCGGCTGACCCGGACCCGCCGGGAGCGCCGCCGTCTGACGAAGGCCCCGGGAGCACGGCCGGCCCGCCGGTGAACCCGGACCGGGCCGGCGGCGTTTCACCCTCCGGACCGGCCCGCCCATGACGGGGCCGGCGTGGAACGGAGGAACGGCGATGGATGATACCGGCGGCACCGGCCCGGCCTCGCCCGGAGCCCCCCCGGGGGAAGACAGCCGGGCCCGCGATCTGGGTGAACGGGCGGGCGAGGAGGCGCAGGGTCTGCTGCCCGTCATCGGCGATGCGCTGGACGGGTTCTGGGACGGGGTGCGCCTCGTCCCGCCCGAGACCGGACCCGACGGCGGAACAGAGGCCTACCGCATCGCCTACGAAGTCGGCTCCTTCATCCCCGAGGCGCTGGCCGCGCTCTGGGACTTCCTGGTCGGCTTCTTCTCTGCCCTGTCCGGTTGAGCGGAGGCGCCGCGGGTCCGGTAGCTTCTGGAAAATTGGAAAGCACTGAAAAGCAAGTTACGATCCTTCCGGCGTCGTGAACCGGCCGCAAGGGCCGGACGCTTTCCGGGGGCTGCCTGGACGTCCCCCGGGATGCTGGAACAACGAACGGGAGGACGCATCGCATGTCTGAGGAACAGCCGAACAAGGGCACGGCAGGCATCACGGCGGGCAGCAGGGCGGGCACCAAGACCGGCCGCAGCAGCCGGCGCCGCTTCCTGGGCGCCGCGGCGGGGGCCGTGGCGGGCACGGCCGTCGGCGCCGTCGCCATGCCCAACGTCTCGCGGGCACAGAGCACCACCCTGCGCTTCCAGAGCACCTGGCCGGCGCGGGACATCTTCCACGAATTCGCGCAGGACTACGCCGCCAAGGTCAACGCCCTGTCCGGCGGCCGGTTGAAGCTGGACCTGCTGCCGGCCGGCGCCGTGGTGGGGGCCCTGCAGTTGCAGGACGCCATCATCGCCGGGGCGCTGGACGGCGGCCACAGCGTCACCGCCTACTGGTACGGCAAACACCCCGCCTTCTCCCTGTTCGGGACGCCGCCGGCCTGGGGCTGGCGGGCCAACCAGATGCTGGGCTGGGTGAAGTACGGCGGCGGTCAGGAGCTGTACACCGAGCTGCTCCAGGACGTGCTGAAGCTCGATCTCGTCGGCTTCCTCTACGGCCCGATGCCGACCCAGCCGCTGGGCTGGTTCAAGAAGGAGATCACCTCCATCGAGGACATGAAGGGCCTGAAGTACCGCACGGTGGGGCTGGCGGCCGACCTCTACAAGGAGCTGGGCGTGGCCGTCACCATCATGGGCGGCGGCGACATCGTGCCGGCCATGGACCGCGGCCTGCTGGACGGGGCGGAGTTCAACAACCCCTCCTCCGACCGGGCGCTGGGCTTCCCCGACGTGTCCAAGGTCTACATGCTGGGCAGCTATCATCAGGCGGCGGAGAGCTTCGAGGTCATCTTCAACCGGACCAAGTTCCAGGCCCTGCCGAAGGAGCTTCAGACGGTGCTCCAGGCCGCGTCCGAAGCCGCTTCGGCCGACATGTCCTGGAAGGCGATGGACCGCTATTCCCGCGACCTGGAGGCCATGAAGGCGGCCGGCGTGAAGGTCTACAAGACCCCGGAGAGCGTGCTGAAGGCGCAGCTCGCCGCCTGGGACAAGGTGATCGAGGAGAAGTCCAAGGACGCCTTCTTCAAGAAGGTGCTGGACAGCCAGCGCGATTTCGCCAGGCGCGTCGTGGCGTTCGAACAGGAGTACGAGGTCCGTCAGGATCTCGCCTTCCAGCACTTCTTCGGCTGAGGCCGCAGCGGGTCCGGGGCAGTGCCGGGGCGGTGCCGGCCGTCGGCGCCGCCCTCCCCCGGCCCCCGCACCGTTCTTCCCTTTCCCGAGTTTCCCGGACACCTTCCGACAAGCCGGCCACAGGCGCGGGGACCCGATGGGACGTCTTCTCTTCACGATCGACCGGATCAGCACCCTGGTCGGCAAGGCCTTCTCCTGGTGCGTGCTGGGCCTGACGCTGGTCGTCAGCTACGAGGTGCTGATGCGCTATGTGCTGGGCGCCCCGACAAGCTGGGCCTACGACACCAGCTACATGCTGTACGGCGCCCTGTTCGTGATGTGCGGGGCCTATCTGCTGTCCCGCAACGGCCATGTGCGGGGGGACTTCCTCTACCGGATGTGGCCGCCGCGGGTGCAGGCGGGCGTCGATCTGGCGCTCTATCTGCTGTTCTTCTTCCCGGCGGCCGTGACCCTGATCTATTCGGGCTGGAACTTCTTCGAACTGTCCTGGCGGATGAACGAGCACAGCTCCTTCACCCCGGACGGGCCGCCGATCTATCCCTTCAAGGGGCTGATCCCGGCGGCGGGCGTGCTGCTGCTGCTGCAAGGGCTGGTGGAGGCGGCGCGCTGCATCGTCTGCCTGCGCACGGGCTCCTGGCCGCCGCGGCTGCACGACGTGGTGGAGCTGGAGGAGGAGATGCTGCGCCGCCACGCCATCGCCGACGACAGCGACCGGCTGGCGCATGAACACACCGAAACCTCGGGAGGCCTGCGATGAGCGACCCTGCCGTCGGCATCCTGATGCTGGTGGTGTTCATCTTCACCATCCTGCTGGGCTTCCCGATCGCCTTCACCCTGATCGCGCTCTCGGTGATGTTCGGCTTCTACGCCGTGGGCGACGCCATTTTCCCGCTGCTGGTGCAGCGGGCCTACAACGTGATGGCGAACGACGTGCTGATCTCCGTGCCCCTGTTCCTGTTCATGGGGTACATGATCGAACGGTCGAACATCCTGGACAGACTGTTCTACTCGATCCAGATCGCGCTCCGCCGCATCCCCGGCTCGCTGGCCGTGGCGACGCTGGCGACCTGCGCGCTGTTCGCCACGGCGACCGGCATCGTCGGCGCCGTCGTCACCCTGATGGGCGTGCTGGCCCTGCCCGCGATGCTGAAGGCGGGTTACGAGAAGCGGCTGGCGACGGGCGTGATCGCCGCCGGCGGCTGCCTGGGCATCCTGATCCCGCCGTCGATCATGCTGATCCTCTACGGCGCCATGGCGGCGGAATCGGTGGTGCGCCTGTACGCGGCGGCGCTGATCCCCGGCCTGATGCTGGCGGGGCTCTACATCGTCTACGTGATCGGCATGGCGATGCTGAAGCCGGAGCGGGCGCCGCCCCTGCCGCCGGAGGAGGGGCGGCTGCCGGTGGGCCGGGTCGTCTGGATGCTGCTGACCAGCTTCGTGCCGCTGACGGTGCTGATCCTGGCGGTGCTGGGGGCCATCCTGTTCGGGCTGGCCACCCCGCACGAGGCGGCGGGCATCGGCGCGCTGGGCGCCATCGTGCTGGCCGTCGCCTACCGCGCCTTCACCTGGACCAAGCTGAAGGAGGCCGTGTTCCTGACCGGCCGGGCGACGGCCATGGTCTGCTGGCTGTTCGTCGGCAGCTACATCTTCGCCTCGGTCTTCTCGCTCCTGGGCGGGCACCATGTGGTGGAAGGCTGGTTCACGGCGCTGGACCTGGAACCCTGGCAGTTCCTGGTGCTGACCCAGCTCCTGATCTTCCTGCTGGGCTGGCCGCTGGAATGGACGGAGATCATCGTGATCTTCGTGCCGATCTTTCTGCCGTTGCTGGACAATTACGGCATCGACCCGGTCTTCTTCGGGGTTCTGGTGGCGCTGAACATCCAGACCAGCTTTCTGACCCCGCCGATGGCCATGTCCGCGTTCTACCTGAAGGGGGTCGCCCCGGCGGGGATCGAGCTGTCGCACATCTTCCGCGGCATGCTGCCCTTCATGACGATCGTGCTGCTGAGCCTGTTCATCCTGTACCAGTTCCCCGCCCTGGCCCTCTGGCTGCCGGGCGAGTTGTACGGCGTCCGCTGAGCCGGCTCACGCCGGTTGGTTCAGACCCCCGGCTTACGCCGGTTGGCTCTGACCCCCGGCTCACGCCGGGCGGGCGAAGCTGAAGCACCCGGCCGGCAGCCCGATCCCGGCGACGATCCAGCCGCCGCGGGCATAGACCCGGTGGACCCGCGACGGGTCGGGCAGGTCCAGCATCCAGACCTGCCCGTCCGCGCTGCTCCAGACCACCCGCGCATCGAGATCGGCCGCGACCAGGAAACCGTCGCGCGGCGACAGTCCGGACGGGAACAGCACCGTGACGAAGCCCGTGCCGTCGTCCGGCGCACGGGCGGCGACGGGACCGCCGACCAGCACCGCTGCCGCCAGCAGCAGCGGGAAGACGGTGCCGCGGCGCAGGCGGCCGGAACCGGGGCCACTGGAACCGCCGCCCCGTCCCGCCCCACGCCCCAGCAGCAGCCCCAGAACCACGGGGCCGAGGCCGAAGACGACGAACCAGAGCAGGTCCCAGGCCAGCGGGCTGGCCGTATCCATGCGGATGCGGTGGAAGCCCAGCGTCCAGTGGAACAGCACGGCATCCGTCAGATGCCAGACACCGAAGCCGACCAGGGCGGCACCGGCCAGCACCCGGTCGGCACCGGGCCGGGAGAAGCGGGCGCGCTGGCGCCAGAGCAGCCACAGCCCCACCCCGGCGATGACGTACATGGCGGCATGGAACAGCCCGTCCGCCAGCACCTGCACGCGCAGATCGGCGAAGGCAGCCCCCTCCAGCGCGCTCAGCAGATGGTGCCATTGCAGGATCTGGTGCAGCAGGATGCCGTCGAAGAATCCGCCCAGGGCGAAGCCCAGCAGCCCGCCGGCCCGGATCAGGCCGGGGGAGCCGCGGCCGAGGGGGTCGGCGACGGCGGCATCGGCGATGGCGGTCATGGGCGTCTCCCTCGGGGATGTCTCCGGTGCGGGGCGTCTCCGTTCCGACAGCCCCCGGACGATCCGGCACCGGAACGAACAGGCCCTTCCCGCGGGCGTTCCCCAGGGCGGCGCCCGCCAAAGGAAAAGGGCCGGCCCCGCGGGGGGACCGGCCCTTGCCCCCTGGACGGTGGCGGCGCCCTACTCCGCCGCGACCCGGGCGGCGGACCCGCTGCCGTAGAAGCTGCGGCCTTCGGCGGCCATGTCGCGCAGCAGGGTCGGCGGGCTGAACCGCTCGCCGTACTTCTGGGCCAGCGCGTCGCACTCGGCCACGAAGCGGGCGACGCCGATCGTGTCGATCATGGAGAGCGGCCCGCCCGTGTAGGGCGCATAGCCCAGCCCGAGAATGGCACCGACATCGCCGTCCGCCGGGTCGGTCAGCACGCCTTCCTCCAGGCAGCGCACGGCGTCCAGGGCCTGGGCGTAGAGCAGGCGCTTCCTGACCTCATCCACGTCCGGCTGGTCGGCCTCCGGCCGCTGCGGCCAGACCTCGCCCAGCCCGGCCCAGAGCCGCTTCTTCCCGCCCTCGGGGTAATCGTAGAAGCCCTTCCGGCCCTTGCGGCCGATGCGGCCCAGCTTCTCGACCATGATGTCGCTGACGCCCTCGCCCGACGCCGGGCGGTACTGCTCACCCAGATCCTTCTTCCACTGGTTCCGGATCTTCCAGGAGAGATCGAGCGCGACCTCGTCGG
It encodes:
- a CDS encoding DUF2243 domain-containing protein, whose amino-acid sequence is MTAIADAAVADPLGRGSPGLIRAGGLLGFALGGFFDGILLHQILQWHHLLSALEGAAFADLRVQVLADGLFHAAMYVIAGVGLWLLWRQRARFSRPGADRVLAGAALVGFGVWHLTDAVLFHWTLGFHRIRMDTASPLAWDLLWFVVFGLGPVVLGLLLGRGAGRGGGSSGPGSGRLRRGTVFPLLLAAAVLVGGPVAARAPDDGTGFVTVLFPSGLSPRDGFLVAADLDARVVWSSADGQVWMLDLPDPSRVHRVYARGGWIVAGIGLPAGCFSFARPA